In a single window of the Entelurus aequoreus isolate RoL-2023_Sb linkage group LG16, RoL_Eaeq_v1.1, whole genome shotgun sequence genome:
- the LOC133631121 gene encoding zinc finger MYM-type protein 1-like: MHPAHQNGVDLKFKSTPFGRVPINELIDEGARLHRANYNIQVRRNRDALMCLIDATCYLGMQEQAFRGHDETEQSANKGNYKELVALIARYDALLVEHIAKATVFSGLSKTIQNDLIAAIAATIKDEVKKEMDAAPFYGWQVDETTDVSCHAQLSVIVRYVDETGTIQERFLGFFDVSSGRDAQSIFEMMESEMSNFDFAEKLIAQTYDGAAVMASELNGLQAKVRAVAPSAIFVHCYAHRLNLILCQGLKNIPKAKVFFATLGGFTSFFSKSTKRMMMLEETRCSRMPKSAPTRWNFTSRLVNTVAENRDRLMETFTNIINHPSMDDESIRMADGFNAKLEDFEFMFLLFTFEQIFAHTDVVFDILQKKAMDISFCKNRVNRLLQTIEELRSEQVFDRIFSKTTDVTEDPAHHSKRRRQGNEDPREVYKRLYDSIHVSVKNQIEQRFQNLECMRFMELLDFDLYDSYKKEFPQAAFTSLKDNYGHLFDMVKLKSELQVFYNNKDLQGSARLCDSLCAMKTNELSEAMPELYRLMCLVASIGATSAGVERSFSCLKRLKTYARNTIGQDRLRSLAIIALERRILKSLRENPQWYEKTIDIFAAQTNRRMDFTFK; this comes from the coding sequence ATGCATCCTGCTCATCAAAACGGAGTAGATTTAAAGTTTAAATCTACTCCGTTTGGCCGCGTGCCTATCAATGAGTTGATAGATGAGGGAGCTCGTTTACACAGAGCAAACTACAATATCCAAGTGAGAAGAAACAGAGATGCATTAATGTGTCTCATTGATGCAACGTGTTATCTTGGAATGCAAGAACAGGCTTTTAGAGGGCATGACGAGACTGAGCAGTCTGCTAATAAGGGAAACTACAAGGAGTTAGTGGCCCTGATAGCGCGCTATGATGCCTTATTAGTGGAGCATATTGCAAAAGCTACTGTGTTCTCTGGCCTATCTAAAACCATCCAGAATGATTTGATTGCAGCTATTGCAGCGACAATTAAAGATGAGGTGAAGAAAGAGATGGATGCAGCTCCCTTTTACGGATGGCAAGTTGATGAAACGACAGACGTTAGCTGCCATGCCCAGCTGTCTGTTATTGTGCGTTATGTTGATGAAACTGGCACAATCCAGGAGCGCTTTTTGGGCTTTTTTGATGTTTCCAGTGGACGAGATGCCCAGTCCATTTTTGAAATGATGGAGTCAGAGATGTCCAATTTCGACTTTGCGGAGAAGCTCATAGCACAAACGTATGATGGTGCAGCAGTCATGGCCTCAGAACTTAATGGGCTACAAGCCAAGGTGCGAGCAGTTGCCCCCAGTGCCATATTTGTGCATTGCTACGCACATCGCCTCAATCTCATCCTCTGCCAAGGATTGAAAAACATCCCCAAGGCCAAGGTGTTCTTCGCCACTCTTGGTGGGTTCACATCCTTCTTCAGCAAGTCGACCAAACGAATGATGATGTTGGAAGAAACCAGGTGTTCCAGAATGCCCAAAAGTGCACCCACACGCTGGAACTTCACCTCTCGTCTCGTCAATACTGTGGCTGAAAACAGAGACCGCCTGATGGAGACATTCACTAACATCATAAATCACCCCTCTATGGATGATGAGTCTATAAGGATGGCAGATGGATTCAATGCAAAGTTAGAAGACTTTGAATTCATGTTTTTGCTTTTTACATTTGAGCAGATTTTTGCACACACAGATGTTGTGTTTGATATTTTGCAGAAGAAAGCAATGGATATTTCCTTCTGTAAAAACAGAGTTAATAGGCTCCTACAAACAATAGAGGAGCTGAGGTCAGAGCAGGTATTTGATAGGATTTTCAGTAAAACAACAGATGTGACAGAGGACCCGGCACATCACAGCAAAAGACGCAGACAAGGTAACGAGGACCCAAGAGAAGTTTACAAGCGACTTTACGACTCCATCCATGTAAGCGTTAAAAATCAGATTGAGCAGAGGTTTCAAAATCTTGAATGTATGAGGTTTATGGAGCTTCTAGATTTTGACCTATATGACTCCTACAAAAAAGAGTTTCCACAGGCAGCATTCACAAGTCTGAAAGATAACTATGGTCATTTATTCGATATGGTAAAACTGAAGTCAGAACTGCAGGTGTTTTACAATAACAAGGACCTCCAGGGCAGCGCTAGGTTGTGTGATTCACTGTGCGCAATGAAAACCAATGAACTGAGCGAAGCAATGCCTGAACTGTACAGACTAATGTGTCTCGTTGCCTCTATCGGGGCTACGTCTGCCGGGGTGGAGAGAAGTTTCTCTTGTCTGAAAAGACTGAAAACGTATGCAAGGAACACAATCGGACAAGATCGACTGAGGAGCTTGGCTATCATCGCACTTGAAAGAAGGATTCTAAAATCTCTTAGAGAGAATCCACAGTGGTATGAAAAGACCATAGACatctttgcagcacaaacaaacagGAGAATGGACTTTACTTTTAAGTAG
- the LOC133631122 gene encoding leukotriene B4 receptor 1-like, whose amino-acid sequence MFNMSGTLRSSTDGDTSLEDDSVVSNDFTTTAGALILGLVFLLGVPGNLFIVWSILARARRRSVTTLLILNLACADGFLMALTVFFIVYLAKQSWVFGTAMCKGLFYLCNVNMYASIFLITLMSVHRLVVVVLPKRLSARVSRKVVRRVILGMWLLVAAIALPSLIFRDVREDKDEKNKTRLVCAPNHTLPTYVRFQYSFETVAGFILPYAVIITSYVLILKRLRETRFRRKVRSENLILAIVVMFCLFWLPYHVINMIQVAAEWYKHGSDIRESLEHIYQTSRAITSALAFISSCANPVLYTFAGKSYIKKNGLAFMARLFEGTSMDQTVKKNRGADKGNISLSNVDSSTSGGQNSR is encoded by the exons ATGTTCAACATGAGCGGCACCCTCAGGAGCTCGACGGACGGAGACACGAGTCTGGAGGACGACAGCGTAGTGAGCAACGACTTCACCACCACGGCGGGCGCACTCATCCTGGGCCTGGTCTTTCTGCTGGGCGTGCCCGGCAACCTCTTCATCGTGTGGAGCATCCTGGCCCGCGCTCGCCGCCGCTCCGTCACCACCTTGCTCATCCTCAACCTGGCGTGCGCCGACGGCTTCCTCATGGCGCTCACGGTCTTCTTCATCGTCTACCTGGCCAAGCAGTCGTGGGTGTTCGGCACGGCCATGTGCAAGGGCCTCTTCTACCTGTGCAACGTCAACATGTACGCCTCCATCTTCCTCATCACCCTGATGAGCGTGCACCGGCTGGTGGTGGTGGTCTTGCCCAAGAGGTTGTCGGCCAGGGTCAGTCGGAAGGTGGTAAGGCGCGTCATACTGGGAATGTGGCTGCTGGTGGCCGCCATCGCCCTGCCCTCGTTGATCTTCAGAGACGTGCGGGAAGACAAAGACGAGAAGAATAAGACCAGGCTGGTGTGCGCGCCCAACCATACACTGCCGACCTAC GTCAGGTTCCAATACTCATTCGAGACTGTGGCGGGCTTCATCCTGCCCTACGCCGTCATCATAACCAGCTATGTCCTCATCCTGAAACGCCTGCGAGAGACCAGGTTCCGCCGGAAAGTGCGCAGCGAGAACCTGATCCTGGCCATCGTGGTCATGTTCTGTCTCTTCTGGCTGCCGTACCACGTCATCAACATGATTCAG GTGGCCGCTGAGTGGTACAAGCACGGGTCAGATATACGAGAATC ATTGGAGCACATCTACCAGACAAGTCGTGCCATCACGTCAGCTCTGGCCTTCATCAGCAGCTGTGCCAATCCCGTCCTGTACACATTTGCTGGCAAGTCCTACATCAAGAAGAACGGCCTTGCCTTCATGGCCCGTCTCTTTGAGGGAACGTCGATGGACCAGACAGTCAAAAAGAACCGAGGGGCGGATAAGGGCAACATCAGCCTCAGCAACGTGGACTCCAGCACATCAGGAGGACAAAACAGCCGATGA